From Streptomyces durmitorensis, a single genomic window includes:
- a CDS encoding Lrp/AsnC family transcriptional regulator: MRLNDLDERIVHALAEDARRSYADIGQLVGLSAPAVKRRVDRLRETGAITGFTVRVDPAALGWETEGFIEIYCRRNTSPEAIRRGLERYPEIASASTVTGEADAVVQVFAADMRHFERVLERIAGEHFVERTKSVLVLSPLMRRFSSGSPA; encoded by the coding sequence GTGCGACTGAACGATCTCGACGAACGCATCGTGCACGCCCTCGCCGAGGACGCCCGCCGTTCCTACGCCGACATCGGCCAGCTGGTCGGGCTCTCCGCGCCCGCCGTGAAGCGGCGCGTGGACCGGCTCCGGGAGACCGGGGCGATCACCGGATTCACGGTCCGGGTCGACCCGGCGGCCCTGGGGTGGGAGACCGAGGGGTTCATCGAGATCTACTGTCGCCGCAACACCTCGCCGGAGGCGATCCGGCGAGGGCTCGAGCGTTATCCGGAGATCGCGTCCGCCTCCACCGTCACCGGGGAGGCGGACGCCGTCGTCCAGGTCTTCGCGGCCGACATGCGGCACTTCGAGCGGGTGCTGGAGCGGATCGCGGGGGAGCACTTCGTGGAGCGGACGAAGTCCGTGCTGGTGCTGTCCCCTCTGATGCGGCGGTTCTCTTCGGGGTCGCCTGCGTAA